Genomic window (Prionailurus bengalensis isolate Pbe53 chromosome E3, Fcat_Pben_1.1_paternal_pri, whole genome shotgun sequence):
CCCAGGGGGCCGGGCGCCGGCTCCTCCCAGAAGGAGACCGGCAGCTTCCTCTGGGTCATGGGGACGATGTGGCCGTACTTGCGCTCCAGCCGTAGCCGGCGGCCGGCCGGGGCCCCGGGCCCTGAGTACTGCCGCAGCCCGTAGTCAAAGAGCTCGGCCAGGGGCCCCAGCCCGCGTGCCTGCCCCTCGGGACCCCTCGGGGAGAGGACGCCGGGCTCCATAGCCTCCTCGCCACCGGGGGGCCCACCCGGAGCCCGGTTCACCAGGTCAGCACAGCAGAGGCCCTGGGCTGAGCTGTCGTCCTCCCGGATGTCACGGGTGTCCGGGTCTTGCCCTCTGTCCTTGCGGCCAAAGTACCGCTGGATGTCGCCGCTGATGAGCTCAGAGAAGCGCAGCAGCTGCAGGGGGTTCTCGGGGCTGCTGGGACCCCTGGGGGCTGCTTCTGGGGCCCAGCCTGAGGCCTGGGGGGCTGGGCTGCGGCcctctggccccgccccctccagctcctcctccccctcctccccctcctcctcctcctcctcctcttcagaaGTCTCTTGGGGCTCCAGGTCTGAGGGCAGGAAGGGCCcgtgggtgggcaggggcagcCGGAAGTCGCAAAGAGGCCGGATCACGCCTGCGGCCATCTCCTCAAGGCCCGAGCTTCTGGGGCCTCTGGGGCAGCAGGtgcagctggggagggaggcggaGAGAGCACAGGTCGACCGTCAGGTCCCCAGGCCTTGCAGCCACACTGGTGCTTACAGAGGGTGTCATGCTCAGAAGCTGGTGAGGTTCGCAGAGAGCCTGGGACCGTGGGCACCGTGGGCGATGGGCATCGCAGGGGTGGGGAACAGGAAGCTAAGGGGTGTAGAGGTGGCTCTGCTGGGACCGTGGAGATGGGGCAGGTGGCAGGCGAGGGGAGTGCCAGCCCAGGGGAGCAGAGCCCTGGTCCCAGCATGGAATCGCCCTGGCTCTTGATGGGACAGGCCCGCCGAGGTGGCATCTACCCAGGTGCTGGCAGGGGGGCCCCCAAGATGCCCACACTGAGCCCGGGAACTGGGCCTGACGGCCTCGGCCAGCCTGCTGGGTCCAGGCCCCAGAGCCCTTATGGCTTCGGGGGGCCTCGGGGGCTTAGGGGAGGCTCAGAGCTGGGCGCTGTTTCTCCCTTGCTGTCTGATGGGTCCCAAGCTTTCATCTGTCTGCTCCCTGCCCGGGCACCTGGGGTTTGGCAGGGTCAGCAGGTcagcaggaggcagggaaggtGTGGGGTGGGAGtttgaggaggtggggggggtggcaggtGCTGGCCCTCCCTGGCCTGATGCCAAAGGATGCCAAAGGGGGTTGACTCTGAGCTTTGGAGCGGTCACCCCCCGGGGGGTGGTGCCCTCGCAGCGGGCAGGCAGGTGGTGAGCCCTTTTGCCTCCTGGCAAAGCACAGAAAGGGAGGGTGacgtggggagagggagaagggggtccCCGGGTGGCCAGAACCCTCACCCCAGGGAGGCTGGGTGTCACTCAGGGTCAGGCCgccctggggagggcaggggccatgcTGTGCTGTGGCTCCTCCCTGCCAGGGGTCCCTGTGGCCCCAGCTTGGGCTCCTTGGGCTCCTCCTCCTTCAGCCGCACCCCTGTGCCTCAGCGccgccctcccccaaccccaacgGACCTCCATGGCCCCTGGTGGGTGGTCCCCACAGCCCACTTGGCGGGAAGGGCCCGCAGCcttcccggggaggggggggaggccgCATCCCGCCCGCCACCCAGTGGGGCTCCTACCTGGAGGCCTGCAGCTCCCGCGGGGCGGGCCCGCCTCCACCTGGGCTCCAGCATTTATAGCTGCGCTCCGAGGCCGGCCGGGCTGGCAAATATTTGGCGACTGCATTGTCATCGCAGACTGGGCAAATAGAGCCCGTTTGCTTTAGCGCCCGGCAACCAGGGCCCCGCGGGGGGAGCCGCAACCTGCCCGGGGACCGTGGAGTGTTTGCCGCAGGCCCAGCTGGCTCACACCCGGGGCCGAGGGCCCTTATCTCCGCCACCGACTGGGACCCGGACCAAGCTTTGTCAAATAGGCGGAAAATTAAATTTCATGCTATTTTGACTTCTGGAGTAGCCCTTCTCCAGCGCACATCCTGCCCGGGCGGTTCTCTGGGTAAACGGTGCTGCAGGCCGGCAGAGGAAGCTGCGGGACCACCAGCCCCCGTGGTGGCCTCATGCGGGGGGCCCCCTGGAACCCCCACTCAGCCCCCTCTAACCGCCAGGCCTTGCTGGCCCTGTGAACAGTCTCAACCCTCCCCCAGCAGGACCCCCGGGGGCCCCACatcccggccccctcccccggctcctATGTCCCACAGCTGCAGGCgtgtccctgccccacccccgacACAGGGCTTCACCCCCAGGGTCCAAGCTGAGATGACCACTCTTTCCCTGGTGCCAAGTTTTTTCTGGGGGGGCTTGGCGCCCACCCCACCGCACCCCCACTGTGGAGCGTGCTCCTCCCCTCGGGTTACACCATCAGCAGGCCCCCAGGGGGACTGCACGTGGTGCTGCCAGagtgtccgccccccccccccccccgtagtcAGTCACCCAACCTGCGGGTGTTGTCCAGGTGGGAACCCGTGCCATGCTTCTCCCCCACCGTCTGCTGTGGTGCTCCTTGGCGGTGACTGAGTCCCGGCAGCCTCTGCCGCCATCCACACAGGGCCACgtcccatttcctcctctcttAGGAGGACGCCCATCGTTGGCCTCGGGGGCCGCTGGGCTGCAGTCTGACCTCATATTCGtaacatctgcaaagaccctatttccacgTAAGGTTCCATTCCAAGGTTCCGGTGGACCAGAGGCGGCTTCTGCCGGGTGCTTTGCTCCCCTAGAGCACCCCCCACACTGCCTACTGGGAGGACTCCAGGGTCCCGTCCGCCACGGCTCAAAGCCACCACTGCTTGTGGGCCAGCCAGGTTCTGAGCACAGGACAgcggccccctcccaccccggcaTGCACCTGGCCCCTAATGTCCCTTCCAGCTCCCTGGGAGGGTCACGATGCCCTCCCGTCCTCCCCGGGCCCTTGGCCTCTGCTCCAGGCTCCGTTCCCTTCAGGCAGGGGACAGTCCCCATCCCACCCAGTGGCACCCCGTTACACACGGGGTGTGGGCACAGATCCAGGCCTTTCCTGCAAGTGGGGGCCGTGGGTGATTGCTGCCGGTCATTTCTCGAGCACCTGGAGGGCCCAGTGCAGGAGCCCCTGGTCAGAACCCCCAGCTCTGGGGGACTCAGGGAAATGAAGCCATCCCCCCAGGCCAGGCCGGTGACTTGGCAGGGGCAGACCTATGGAGCTGCCAGCATCCGCAAGCAGGTGGTTCACCGGAGGCAGGGCCCCTACGCGTGCCAGGGGAAGGCTGCAGGCCTCCCTACGGCCTGTGTTCACTGACCAGGGTGAAGCCAAGCCCCGGGCGGTCTGTGTCGTGAGTCCAGTCTACGTTTGGACCTCAGTCTGCTGTGGGGTGGCCCAGCACAGTCCAGCAGCAGCCCTCTGGGACAGCCCAGGACCCCAGGGAGGGGCTCACCAGGTGTCCAGACTGGAGCCGCAGTGTCCCCTGCAGCCCGTCGGGAAGGActggggcccaggcccaggaAGGGAGTCAGCTGGTGCCAGCACCCACCGCACTCAGTTGACCAAGGTGGGCCTCGGGGACCCGAGGGGAGTGCCGTCTGGGTGGAGCCTCCAGTCCTCATGGGtgccctgccccaggctctgagcaaggtGAGGCGTGGCCCTGCTCTCGAGGATGTCCCAGCCCTTGTGACCAGAGGAGGGGCTTCACGAAGGAGGCCAATTGCTTGGCACCGATGGGACCACAGCTCACTCGGCCTGTCCATGGGAAGCGCAGGGGATCCAGCAGAGAGGACAGCCTGGAAAGGCCCAGGCCACAGGGAGCTGGCACCCCCATGGTTGGCTGGCCCCACGGACAGCCCCGCCGTCATCCCCGGGGTACGGTGGGCATGTCACTCCACGTGGCAAAGGGACCCTGCAGACGTGATTGTGGATCATCCTGTGGGTCCAGGGTCATCGCGGGGGCCCTACAAGAGAGGAAGCTCAGGGCTGGAAGGGGAGACGTGACCACAGAAGCAGGGTCACTGCCGGCTTTGAAGGTGGAACGTAGGGGCCTCAAATCCGGGAAACGCAAGCAAACGGCTCTCCCCTGCAGGCACCTGGATTGGGGGCCGTTTTGGACTTGCGACCCCCAGGACAGCACGCCAGTCACCAGCGCTGTTCTGAGCCCCTCTGCCTGGGCTCAGCAACCACGGGACGCTCACGGCCGGAAGCATGGGCTGGAAAGTGGGGTTGGGTGTTGTGCAGGGCCTCCTGGCGGGCAGCGGAGCTGCCTTCCTCCCGGCCACAGGAGGCCCAGGCCGCCTGGGCCCTCAGCCATGCCCTCTGTGGCCAGAACAAATCTCAGTGTGCGGACGGGCCCGTGACGGTcaccagcgcccccccccccccccggggccacTCCTTCCTGATGGCCCTGTTTCCCTCCACCCCACAGGCTTACTTCTGCATCCTGGCCTCTGGCGCAGGCCCCTGGTCAGTGGAGCTGGGGCTTTGACGGAGGCTTCGGGTCCTGCAGGGGGCCTGGCGAGGGGATGTCCACTAATGCCAGCCGTGGAAGACGGTCCACAATCAGCCAGCCCCGTCTTTCTCTGCTGGCATTATCTCAATGCTCTATTTCTGCCTGACCAGAGACCACGGAGGACCCCTAGCCTAAGAGGGAGAATTTTAGAGCAGGGGAGACACCGGAGCAGTTAAAGGTTTGGGACGAGGAACCTGGGCAGCACAGCACGGGGCGGGCATCTGGGccgggggctggagggcagggagggcgcAGCTGCGCTAGTCCCAGCAATCGCTGCTAGGGCCCCACAAAGCACAGCCTGAGGGGGTGAAGGTGTGGGACAGGCGTGAGGGGTTTAAGAAGCAGATCTGAGGTCTTAGTAGGGGGGTCCGTGAATTAGCCACACCCTTGCTGCTCCCGAGTCTGAGCCACGTTCAAGATGAACCCAGGAGTCCGCGAGTGGAGGCTGAACTCCTGCTTTCGTTACTGGCAAGGCTGGGTTGGGGCGCGACAGTCTGGGGGGACCCTGGCCTGGGTCAGTGGACACACTTTCCCAGAATCACTGGCCACACATGTCTACCCTGGTGTTGGGTGGCCAGGGCCAGGCCGAGTGGCGTGGGGGGTCGCAAGCCCCCGGCTGCCCACTGGGACCCCTGGAGTGGGGCTGGGGACTGATGCACTCAGGCTGCCGGGCTTGGACCCCAGCACGTGTCCCAGCACCTGCTCCCCGCCGGCCCCGCTGTGGGCAGCGTCAGGCCTTACGGACCTCTGTGCCCCCGCTGCCCCCGTGGTCAGGCCTCGGTCCCCGGGGGAAAGGCCCCGCTCTTCCTAAGGCGTGGGTCTGCCTGCCCCCACGCGCCTCATATAGATCGTCCTGGCGAAAATCAATAACCCCAATATGTCAGCTCGCAGGCGGCCTCCGGGGAACCAGTCTTGTCCTCAGGCCCACGAGGGCTGGGCCTCCCCGCCCATTAGCGGGACATTAGGCCCCAGAGAGGTTTCTCTGTGTGCTTTGAGATAATGAAGGCCCAGGTGTTGGTGTACGCTctgacgggggagggggggctcgaACCCGAGCAGGCAGCGCCGGCACCCGGCCTGGCATGGCGGGGTCGTGGAGGAGAGGGCTCCAGACACACCGGGGCCCCCCAGACCCATCCGGTTGTGGCTCCACCGCGTCGGAGGGTCGAGGAGATCGCAGCATCTGGGGCCGCCGCTGCCCTCCAGCCACAGGCCACCGGGGCACACGGGTCGTTGAACAAGGCGGGCGTAAGCGGGAGTCAGGCCCACCGCGGGACGTGGGGTCTCGGTAGGAGCACGTTGGCAGGGGCTGTGTGGGCCGAGGGGCTCTGCTCTGGGTCCGGAAGCAGGGTGACAGCGACCGCGCTgtctcccgggggggggggggcgccccaCAGAGCACCACAAACAGGGTGGCCCAAGACACAGAAACCCCTCCTCTCGCAGTCTGGAGGCCAGAGTCTGAAGGGAAGGTGTCGGCAGGGCCGGCCCCTCGGACGGGCCCCGGGGAGAGTCAGTCCCAGGcctctctctcagcttctggtGTTGCTGGCGACCCTCGGTGCTCGTTGGCTTGGGGCCGCGTCGCTCCAGTCTCTGCCTGCCTCTTTGCGTGGCCTCCCTcgtgtttctctgtgtcttttctcctttcctcaggGGGGCACCGGTCCTCGGATGTAGGCCCCCCCTAAGATGATGTCATCttaactacatctgcaaagaccccatttccaaataaagtcctTGCTGGAGATCCAGGTgaatgtgaatttggggggacgTGGTTCAGCCCAGGAGGGCAACCCAATACATCTTCCCCAGAAGGAGGCAGCTGAGGCCCAGCCACAGCTGGAAAAGGACAAGGTCCGACCCGCCCGCCGGGACAGGGGGACGTGTTTGAGCGTCCAGATGTGATTGCGGAAGGGTCCTGTCTTGTCATGAGCCACCGTGGTTCTGGAGTGACCGGAGCCAGTGTTATCCCCTGAAATTGCTTATGTCCACCAGGAGACCCGCCCTGTGAGCACACGGCCAGCTCCCCGAGATGAGGGGCTTCTGTCCTCTTAAGACttggggccccccgggtggctccgtcggttaagcatttgacttcagctcctgacctgtgagttccaaccccgcgtcgggctctgtgctgacagctcggagcccagagcctgtttctgattctgtgtctccctctctctctgccccgcccccactcacgctcttgctctctcaaaaataaacattaaaacaaagaaagactcTACAGGAACTATGTCTTTTGCGTAGTGCTTTCACCTACAAAGGACACCGAGTGGCagtaggaagaggagaaagaggaggggtcGTCTGGACACTCTGATTTGCTCATTCTTCATTGTGAGCAggcactcccccccgccccagacccCAGCCTCGAATGCCCCTCAGAACCCGGTGGCAGTAAGGGTGACCCCACTGCCTCAGGGCCGCCGGATGGAAGGGTGTTTCCAGGCCACCCCCTTATCAATCGTAGCTGTCCCAAGACCAGCCACAGACTCCCCAGGCACGGGACCAGTCCTCACAGCGGCCCGAGAAGGGCACGTGACACCCGTTTTACAAGTGAGGCTCGAGCGCCGAGGTCACCTGTCCAAGCTGTCTTGTTTTGTCACCCATCCAGGGCAGTCACCGAGGCTGAGATGGGATTCGTGGCCCCCTGGAGGCTGCCTTGACCCGGAGTGACGCCCCAGCCCCTACCCCCCTCTCTCAGCTCTGCGCTCACTCTGCTGTCCCAGGCTAGCTTGTGCCCAGTGCCCTCGGCGTCCCCAACAGGTGGCTGCATCAGCCTCAGTCAGCAGCTCCACCCCTAACCTCAGAGCTCCTTGAGCTCCGCCTCCGCCAGGAAGACCTCCAGGCGGCACACGAGGGTGATTCTGGCCCATCCTGTGGACCACAGCAGACTCCTGGGGGTCCCTGGGGGTGAGTTAGTTTGGCAGCGATTTGGGGTGGGGTCCTGTGGTTGGCCAGAGGAAAAGCTCTCTAAAGTCATGATCTAGAAGGGAAGCCActttagatttcttttatttatttatttatttatttatttatttatttattaagaaaaaatttttcttgagagaaaggcagagacagaggaagagacagaatcccaagcaggctccacactgtcagcacagagcccgatgctgggctcgaactcccgaaccatgagatcatgacctgagcctaaatcaaggatcagatgctcaaccgactgagccccccaggcacccccatgctAGATTTCTAAATCGGCATGACCGTACACGCACTTTGCTTAGACCAAAAGCCTCATTTACAGTCCCCCGTGCGTGCATCATACACCCATCTTGCGAACGGCGGCCTAAAGGAAAACATCTTGTCCTTGAGATACCATCAACGCCGCTTGATAAAATTCATGTTGCTGCCTATATGCTGATCTATAATCTTCTGAGCTTTcacaagatgtaaaaaaaaagtctaaaaacagTTCATTCTCCAGAACACTCTCTTCCCCGTGAAGATCGCATTTCCTGGGCAGCTGTCCTAACTTGGGTTGGAATAAAActctctgttttctatttatacTAGAGTGTTCTCTCTGGTGAATTCGCATGGGCAGGGTGGAACaggtggggtggggcccagcgAGGAGGACCCGGGCACACAGGTGCCTCTGTTGACACAGGCACCTCTCAACAGTCTAGCCTGGGCCCTGAGCTGCCCCGGGGCATCAGAGCTGGGCTTCCCCGGGTGGGGAGGACTCCCAGATGTTGTTGAGCTGGGAACACCTCCAGCCTGCCGCTCTCGCCCTAATGTCTGGAGAGTGCCTGgtggggcggggagcgggggcaCTGGTCCCGGAGTCTGGTGTTTCTCCAGGAAGCAGGTGCAGGAGAGGGACGCTCCAGAGGGGAAGAAGCTGAATGAGGCAGGTAGCACATCACAGCTCACAAGGTGGCCTCACGATCTGATACTGTCAccaagacaccccccccccccaacaagtcCCCACAAGATGATGTCGGGACACTCCATGTAGTCTTCTCACAACACCAAGGCCAGTCTGCCTGGAGGACAAAAGCTACCGTGGCTTCCCTATGAAGCCAGGTGGGGTAACCGCGTGGGGCAGGGAGCCCCGGGACAGCCCGAAGGACCGGAAGGTGCCGCGGGAGCCCTCCGAAGCCTCGGTCCCCGACAGCGGCCCTGGCCCGGAGCGCGGAGACCGGCCGCGCGGTGAGCGCCCGGGGTCGTGCCCTGCGGCTGAGGGACCATCGCCAGGAGGCCGAGAGCGACGATCTCGCCCCAGCCCCGCCGACGCCCAGGCACCGGACAGCTCTTTCCTCTTCTGGCTGGGGGAGAACTACATTTCCCGGCATGCCCATGCGGCCTGGCTTGCGTCAGCCGGCTGCGACGGAAAAGGCCGCCGGAGAAGGCGGGTCACTTCCGTTGCGCGAGCGGGCCCACGTTCTGTAGTCGTGAGCGGAGGCTCCAACGGCTACCGGTTTCCGGTTTCGCGCTCCGGAAGTGACGCAAACGGGCCGCGCCGCCCCGCCGAGCGCAGAGTCAGGGTCGCGATGAGCCGTGTCTGGCGTGCGCCGGCCACCGGGTGAGCTGCGCGCGGCCTCGGAGGGGCCGAGGGCGGGCGCGGCGGGCGGGCGCGCTCACGGCTGTCTCTTTTCCAGGGCTGTCCGGGCGCTGAGGTTCGTGCGCGGGGCTTCCCGACACCTGCAGCCGCCGCCGGGTGTCCGGGCTCAGGGCCAGCCCGCGGCCGAGGCTGAGGAAGAGGACGACCCTAACCGTCCCATTCAGTTTTCCTCCAGCAAAGCCAGCCCGTCCCGCTGGAAAGTGCAGCACTCCCTGGGAGGGGAGCAGCAACGGCCCTGGTGGAGGGTGCTGCCCTTCAGTCTCTCGCTCATGGCTCTGGTGGCCTGGTGCTTCTTCAGGCAGGAGACCAGCACGGACCGGTGGTTGAAACAGGTGTTGGGAGAAGAGGAGCCGGAGCCCGGCGATCGTTCTCAGGAGCCTGGAGCTCCGACCGTCCACCAGGCGAGAACGTAGCGGGGTGCCGGCGGGGGCTAGCAGCGAGGAGACAGGGAGCCGCCCTTGGGCTTCTGACATCGCGTTTGACCGTTTCTGCCTTGGTTATGCGCGTCCCCAGAGTGAAGGACTTGGCACAGCTGGCCACACCGACCCGCGTGAGGGCAGAGCAGAGTGTCCACAGAACGGAACCGGCTCTTCGCCTGATACTTGCTGCCCAGCGGATACGCCCCCGAGACGTTTCTCTTTCCGACCCGTGGAAAGGGTTTTGGTTGCACTATGTACCGTTGGATTTGGGATGTGTCTTTCTCCAACGCGATCGTGTTTCCAAAGCAATTCTGGTGACACTGGCAGTCCAGCGTAACCCAGTCTGCAGGTCGTTTGCTTTCCGAGACAGAGTAACTGGGAGAAGCgtgaaactttttttaacgtaCCGTGCTGTGTAGAAATAGATGTTCGTTTGACAAActgacaataaattttaatttggtgATGTGGAATTAAGCCAACCCCCTCCCTTTTTtgcatctcat
Coding sequences:
- the CE3H16orf91 gene encoding protein CCSMST1, whose product is MSRVWRAPATGAVRALRFVRGASRHLQPPPGVRAQGQPAAEAEEEDDPNRPIQFSSSKASPSRWKVQHSLGGEQQRPWWRVLPFSLSLMALVAWCFFRQETSTDRWLKQVLGEEEPEPGDRSQEPGAPTVHQART
- the PERCC1 gene encoding protein PERCC1, which encodes MAAGVIRPLCDFRLPLPTHGPFLPSDLEPQETSEEEEEEEEGEEGEEELEGAGPEGRSPAPQASGWAPEAAPRGPSSPENPLQLLRFSELISGDIQRYFGRKDRGQDPDTRDIREDDSSAQGLCCADLVNRAPGGPPGGEEAMEPGVLSPRGPEGQARGLGPLAELFDYGLRQYSGPGAPAGRRLRLERKYGHIVPMTQRKLPVSFWEEPAPGPLGLLRPGTPDFSDLLASWSAETGPELPGGGPQTLDEVQLAEA